A genomic window from Glycine soja cultivar W05 chromosome 10, ASM419377v2, whole genome shotgun sequence includes:
- the LOC114369667 gene encoding U-box domain-containing protein 44-like isoform X3, which translates to MAAGLELIPIGTILTVVTNQVLKTAHAASDVLIGKESFKALSTHLFDIEPVLKELQLQELNDSQAARVALESLEADVKKANNLVDKYRNRGRFYLLIKCRSIVEEVEQVTRDIGKSLAALSIANTEVLSRISDQVNRLQNEMQREKFEASQSQIQIVDKLNQALKEQKHDQAFANDMLKEIARAVGVPVEPSEISKELASIRKEKEEASIRKERAECVLLDQIIQLLSRADAARDYEEVERRYFERVKVIERYDSREKHIPPLNPFHCSITRNVMVDPVSLCTGTTCERSAIEAWFCDGNRTDPETKEVLEDTTLRSNIPLRQSIEEWRELNYCLVIRSIRENLLSYSDLQESLSQMQTLVRENSINKDWISIAELTDIVISILGSSDDREVKMKILITLKDAVEGNTRNKEKVAESQGWDNIISCLGSDSSTSKAAIDLLHELLQEQSGWNECLCRKLSENRTAVQFLVALLKNHVNHSAEVAENILMNLFELNDETITIAANFGWYKPLVDRMIQGPDSRISMTKAIVNLELKDPNLKLLGKEGAIPPLLEMLSGNIESKDLSLSALVKLAGSHANKGIIAASGGVPLIIDLMFSPQSRTLIIIKCSEIIEKLSSDGDGIDFFVDGEGKQLELDSIIANLLALQQTSNSGHNIRKPALSALLGICKFETGLVKKAILAANGVSLILPLLDDSDSEIRETSIILLFLFSQHEPEGVVEYLFRPRRLEALIGFLENEENANVQIAAAGLLANLPKSERELTMKLIELGGLDAIISILKTGKMEAKENALTALFRFTDPTNIESQRDLVKRGIYPLLVDFLNTGSVTAKARAAAFIGDLSMSTPKLTVVPKPTGCWLFRSSRVPLCSAHGSVCSVNTTFCLLEAKALPGLIKLLHGEVHATACEAIQTLSTLVLEDFPQRGARVLHEYNAIRSIMDILNWGTDSLKAEALGLLEKVFVSKEMVEYYGTTARSRLIGLTGMNIYGDGHLRRKAAKVLSLLERYSKSSSSAISGVPE; encoded by the exons ATGGCAGCAGGATTGGAACTCATACCCATAGGTACAATTTTGACAGTGGTAACTAACCAAGTCTTGAAGACGGCTCATGCAGCATCTGATGTTCTTATTGGTAAAGAAAGCTTCAAGGCCCTTTCGACACATCTATTTGATATTGAGCCAGTGCTAAAGGAATTACAGCTTCAAGAATTGAATGACTCTCAAGCCGCAAGGGTTGCTCTGGAGTCTCTTGAAGCAGATGTTAAGAAGGCAAACAATTTGGTTGACAAGTATAGGAACCGTGGCCGTTTTTACTTACTGATTAAGTGTCGATCCATAGTTGAGGAGGTTGAACAAGTCACAAGGGATATTGGAAAGTCTCTGGCTGCATTGTCTATTGCAAATACTGAAGTCCTATCAAGAATTTCTGATCAGGTCAATAGACTACAAAATGAGATGCAAAGGGAGAAGTTTGAGGCTTCACAATCTCAGATTCAAATTGTTGACAAGTTGAACCAGGCACTTAAAGAACAGAAACATGATCAGGCTTTTGCGAACGACATGCTAAAGGAGATAGCAAGGGCAGTTGGGGTGCCAGTGGAACCCTCAGAGATAAGCAAAGAGTTGGCCAGCATtaggaaggaaaaagaagaagcttccatccggaaagaaagagctgAATGTGTTCTTTTGGACCAGATCATTCAGTTACTCTCTCGGGCTGATGCAGCAAGGGATTATGAAGAAGTGGAGAGGCGGTACTTTGAAAGGGTTAAGGTGATAGAGAGATATGATTCAAGGGAAAAACATATCCCTCCACTCAATCCTTTCCATTGTTCTATAACCAGGAATGTTATGGTAGATCCTGTTAGCCTTTGTACCGGTACTACATGTGAACGATCTGCTATTGAAGCTTGGTTTTGTGATGGCAACAGGACAGACCCAGAAACTAAAGAGGTTCTTGAAGATACTACCTTGAGGTCTAACATTCCACTAAGACAATCCATTGAAGAGTGGAGAGAACTTAATTACTGTCTGGTCATAAGGTCTATTAGGGAAAACTTGTTATCATATTCTGACCTGCAAGAATCCCTGAGCCAAATGCAGACTCTAGTAAGAGAGAATTCGATTAACAAGGATTGGATTTCTATAGCAGAGCTTACTGACATTGTGATCTCTATCCTTGGGAGCTCTGATGACAgagaagtgaagatgaagattTTGATAACTTTGAAGGATGCTGTAGAGGGGAATACAAGAAACAAG gAGAAAGTGGCTGAATCTCAAGGATGGGATAACATTATTTCCTGCTTAGGGAGTGACTCTAGCACTTCAAAGGCAGCTATTGATTTGCTACATGAGTTGCTTCAAGAACAATCCGGGTGGAATGAATGTCTCTGCAGAAAGCTTTCTGAAAATCGCACTGCAGTTCAGTTCCTTGTTGCCCTTCTGAAGAATCATGTCAATCATTCTGCTGAGGTTGCAGAAAACATTTTGATGAATCTTTTTGAACTAAATGATGAAACCATTACTATTGCTGCTAATTTTGGCTGGTATAAACCACTTGTTGATCGCATGATTCAAG GACCAGATTCAAGAATATCAATGACAAAAGCCATAGTTAATTTGGAGTTGAAGGATCCAAACTTAAAACTCCTTGGCAAGGAAGGAGCTATACCTCCTTTGCTAGAAATGCTGTCAGGCAATATTGAATCAAAAGACTTGTCGTTATCAGCCCTGGTTAAATTAGCAGGATCTCATGCCAATAAGGGAATTATTGCTGCATCTGGAGGAGTCCCTCTTATTATAGATTTAATGTTCTCTCCTCAGTCACGGACACTAATTATCATTAAATGTTCTGAAATCATTGAGAAGCTTTCTTCTGATGGTGATGGAATTGATTTCTTTGTTGATGGAGAAGGGAAACAACTTGAGTTGGATTCCATCATCGCCAATTTGCTAGCTTTGCAGCAGACTTCCAACTCAGGTCACAACATCCGTAAGCCTGCACTGAGTGCACTTCTTGGAATTTGCAAGTTTGAGACTGGTTTGGTTAAGAAAGCAATTCTTGCAGCCAATGGTGTATCTCTAATTCTCCCACTCCTTGATGATTCTGACTCAGAAATCAGGGAGACTTCCATAATTCtgctctttcttttctctcaacaTGAGCCGGAAGGAGTAGTTGAATACCTCTTCAGGCCTAGAAGGCTTGAAGCCTTGATTGGATTTCttgagaatgaagaaaatgCCAATGTGCAGATAGCTGCTGCTGGTTTACTGGCTAACCTGCCAAAATCCGAAAGAGAACTCACTATGAAGTTGATTGAGTTGGGTGGACTCGATGCAATCATAAGCATTTTGAAAACTGggaaaatggaagcaaaagaaAATGCTCTCACTGCACTCTTCAGGTTCACAGACCCTACAAATATCGAGTCACAACGAGATCTGGTTAAGCGCGGAATATACCCTTTGCTTGTAGATTTTCTCAACACTGGTTCAGTCACAGCAAAAGCAAGAGCAGCAGCATTCATTGGTGATCTTTCTATGAGCACTCCAAAACTCACAGTTGTTCCCAAACCAACTGGTTGCTGGCTTTTCAGATCATCGCGTGTTCCGTTATGTTCAGCACATGGGAGTGTATGCAGTGTGAACACCACATTTTGTCTTTTAGAAGCAAAGGCTTTACCTGGCTTGATAAAGCTGTTACATGGGGAGGTTCATGCAACTGCTTGTGAAGCAATACAAACACTCTCCACATTGGTTTTGGAAGATTTTCCTCAAAGGGGAGCTCGTGTCTTGCATGAATATAATGCAATAAGGTCCATAATGGACATTTTGAACTGGGGAACTGATTCTCTAAAGGCAGAAGCTCTAGGACTGTTGGAGAAGGTGTTTGTGTCAAAGGAAATGGTAGAATACTATGGAACAACAGCTAGATCACGTTTAATTGGTCTCACTGGCATGAATATATATGGGGATGGACACCTTAGGAGAAAAGCTGCCAAGGTACTATCATTGCTTGAACGCTACTCAAAGTCATCATCATCTGCAATCTCAGGAGTTCCGGAGTGA
- the LOC114369667 gene encoding U-box domain-containing protein 44-like isoform X1, protein MCLLVERGKRDAVCRFNSFNFQAIERVLFTRFELRIQYRLSAMAAGLELIPIGTILTVVTNQVLKTAHAASDVLIGKESFKALSTHLFDIEPVLKELQLQELNDSQAARVALESLEADVKKANNLVDKYRNRGRFYLLIKCRSIVEEVEQVTRDIGKSLAALSIANTEVLSRISDQVNRLQNEMQREKFEASQSQIQIVDKLNQALKEQKHDQAFANDMLKEIARAVGVPVEPSEISKELASIRKEKEEASIRKERAECVLLDQIIQLLSRADAARDYEEVERRYFERVKVIERYDSREKHIPPLNPFHCSITRNVMVDPVSLCTGTTCERSAIEAWFCDGNRTDPETKEVLEDTTLRSNIPLRQSIEEWRELNYCLVIRSIRENLLSYSDLQESLSQMQTLVRENSINKDWISIAELTDIVISILGSSDDREVKMKILITLKDAVEGNTRNKEKVAESQGWDNIISCLGSDSSTSKAAIDLLHELLQEQSGWNECLCRKLSENRTAVQFLVALLKNHVNHSAEVAENILMNLFELNDETITIAANFGWYKPLVDRMIQGPDSRISMTKAIVNLELKDPNLKLLGKEGAIPPLLEMLSGNIESKDLSLSALVKLAGSHANKGIIAASGGVPLIIDLMFSPQSRTLIIIKCSEIIEKLSSDGDGIDFFVDGEGKQLELDSIIANLLALQQTSNSGHNIRKPALSALLGICKFETGLVKKAILAANGVSLILPLLDDSDSEIRETSIILLFLFSQHEPEGVVEYLFRPRRLEALIGFLENEENANVQIAAAGLLANLPKSERELTMKLIELGGLDAIISILKTGKMEAKENALTALFRFTDPTNIESQRDLVKRGIYPLLVDFLNTGSVTAKARAAAFIGDLSMSTPKLTVVPKPTGCWLFRSSRVPLCSAHGSVCSVNTTFCLLEAKALPGLIKLLHGEVHATACEAIQTLSTLVLEDFPQRGARVLHEYNAIRSIMDILNWGTDSLKAEALGLLEKVFVSKEMVEYYGTTARSRLIGLTGMNIYGDGHLRRKAAKVLSLLERYSKSSSSAISGVPE, encoded by the exons ATGTGTCTTTTAGTTGAAAG GGGAAAAAGAGATGCAGTTTGCAGGTTCAATAGTTTCAACTTTCAGGCAATAGAAAGAGTTCTTTTTACACGGTTTGAGTTGAGAATCCAGTATAGACTTTCCGCTATGGCAGCAGGATTGGAACTCATACCCATAGGTACAATTTTGACAGTGGTAACTAACCAAGTCTTGAAGACGGCTCATGCAGCATCTGATGTTCTTATTGGTAAAGAAAGCTTCAAGGCCCTTTCGACACATCTATTTGATATTGAGCCAGTGCTAAAGGAATTACAGCTTCAAGAATTGAATGACTCTCAAGCCGCAAGGGTTGCTCTGGAGTCTCTTGAAGCAGATGTTAAGAAGGCAAACAATTTGGTTGACAAGTATAGGAACCGTGGCCGTTTTTACTTACTGATTAAGTGTCGATCCATAGTTGAGGAGGTTGAACAAGTCACAAGGGATATTGGAAAGTCTCTGGCTGCATTGTCTATTGCAAATACTGAAGTCCTATCAAGAATTTCTGATCAGGTCAATAGACTACAAAATGAGATGCAAAGGGAGAAGTTTGAGGCTTCACAATCTCAGATTCAAATTGTTGACAAGTTGAACCAGGCACTTAAAGAACAGAAACATGATCAGGCTTTTGCGAACGACATGCTAAAGGAGATAGCAAGGGCAGTTGGGGTGCCAGTGGAACCCTCAGAGATAAGCAAAGAGTTGGCCAGCATtaggaaggaaaaagaagaagcttccatccggaaagaaagagctgAATGTGTTCTTTTGGACCAGATCATTCAGTTACTCTCTCGGGCTGATGCAGCAAGGGATTATGAAGAAGTGGAGAGGCGGTACTTTGAAAGGGTTAAGGTGATAGAGAGATATGATTCAAGGGAAAAACATATCCCTCCACTCAATCCTTTCCATTGTTCTATAACCAGGAATGTTATGGTAGATCCTGTTAGCCTTTGTACCGGTACTACATGTGAACGATCTGCTATTGAAGCTTGGTTTTGTGATGGCAACAGGACAGACCCAGAAACTAAAGAGGTTCTTGAAGATACTACCTTGAGGTCTAACATTCCACTAAGACAATCCATTGAAGAGTGGAGAGAACTTAATTACTGTCTGGTCATAAGGTCTATTAGGGAAAACTTGTTATCATATTCTGACCTGCAAGAATCCCTGAGCCAAATGCAGACTCTAGTAAGAGAGAATTCGATTAACAAGGATTGGATTTCTATAGCAGAGCTTACTGACATTGTGATCTCTATCCTTGGGAGCTCTGATGACAgagaagtgaagatgaagattTTGATAACTTTGAAGGATGCTGTAGAGGGGAATACAAGAAACAAG gAGAAAGTGGCTGAATCTCAAGGATGGGATAACATTATTTCCTGCTTAGGGAGTGACTCTAGCACTTCAAAGGCAGCTATTGATTTGCTACATGAGTTGCTTCAAGAACAATCCGGGTGGAATGAATGTCTCTGCAGAAAGCTTTCTGAAAATCGCACTGCAGTTCAGTTCCTTGTTGCCCTTCTGAAGAATCATGTCAATCATTCTGCTGAGGTTGCAGAAAACATTTTGATGAATCTTTTTGAACTAAATGATGAAACCATTACTATTGCTGCTAATTTTGGCTGGTATAAACCACTTGTTGATCGCATGATTCAAG GACCAGATTCAAGAATATCAATGACAAAAGCCATAGTTAATTTGGAGTTGAAGGATCCAAACTTAAAACTCCTTGGCAAGGAAGGAGCTATACCTCCTTTGCTAGAAATGCTGTCAGGCAATATTGAATCAAAAGACTTGTCGTTATCAGCCCTGGTTAAATTAGCAGGATCTCATGCCAATAAGGGAATTATTGCTGCATCTGGAGGAGTCCCTCTTATTATAGATTTAATGTTCTCTCCTCAGTCACGGACACTAATTATCATTAAATGTTCTGAAATCATTGAGAAGCTTTCTTCTGATGGTGATGGAATTGATTTCTTTGTTGATGGAGAAGGGAAACAACTTGAGTTGGATTCCATCATCGCCAATTTGCTAGCTTTGCAGCAGACTTCCAACTCAGGTCACAACATCCGTAAGCCTGCACTGAGTGCACTTCTTGGAATTTGCAAGTTTGAGACTGGTTTGGTTAAGAAAGCAATTCTTGCAGCCAATGGTGTATCTCTAATTCTCCCACTCCTTGATGATTCTGACTCAGAAATCAGGGAGACTTCCATAATTCtgctctttcttttctctcaacaTGAGCCGGAAGGAGTAGTTGAATACCTCTTCAGGCCTAGAAGGCTTGAAGCCTTGATTGGATTTCttgagaatgaagaaaatgCCAATGTGCAGATAGCTGCTGCTGGTTTACTGGCTAACCTGCCAAAATCCGAAAGAGAACTCACTATGAAGTTGATTGAGTTGGGTGGACTCGATGCAATCATAAGCATTTTGAAAACTGggaaaatggaagcaaaagaaAATGCTCTCACTGCACTCTTCAGGTTCACAGACCCTACAAATATCGAGTCACAACGAGATCTGGTTAAGCGCGGAATATACCCTTTGCTTGTAGATTTTCTCAACACTGGTTCAGTCACAGCAAAAGCAAGAGCAGCAGCATTCATTGGTGATCTTTCTATGAGCACTCCAAAACTCACAGTTGTTCCCAAACCAACTGGTTGCTGGCTTTTCAGATCATCGCGTGTTCCGTTATGTTCAGCACATGGGAGTGTATGCAGTGTGAACACCACATTTTGTCTTTTAGAAGCAAAGGCTTTACCTGGCTTGATAAAGCTGTTACATGGGGAGGTTCATGCAACTGCTTGTGAAGCAATACAAACACTCTCCACATTGGTTTTGGAAGATTTTCCTCAAAGGGGAGCTCGTGTCTTGCATGAATATAATGCAATAAGGTCCATAATGGACATTTTGAACTGGGGAACTGATTCTCTAAAGGCAGAAGCTCTAGGACTGTTGGAGAAGGTGTTTGTGTCAAAGGAAATGGTAGAATACTATGGAACAACAGCTAGATCACGTTTAATTGGTCTCACTGGCATGAATATATATGGGGATGGACACCTTAGGAGAAAAGCTGCCAAGGTACTATCATTGCTTGAACGCTACTCAAAGTCATCATCATCTGCAATCTCAGGAGTTCCGGAGTGA
- the LOC114369667 gene encoding U-box domain-containing protein 44-like isoform X2 has product MGKRDAVCRFNSFNFQAIERVLFTRFELRIQYRLSAMAAGLELIPIGTILTVVTNQVLKTAHAASDVLIGKESFKALSTHLFDIEPVLKELQLQELNDSQAARVALESLEADVKKANNLVDKYRNRGRFYLLIKCRSIVEEVEQVTRDIGKSLAALSIANTEVLSRISDQVNRLQNEMQREKFEASQSQIQIVDKLNQALKEQKHDQAFANDMLKEIARAVGVPVEPSEISKELASIRKEKEEASIRKERAECVLLDQIIQLLSRADAARDYEEVERRYFERVKVIERYDSREKHIPPLNPFHCSITRNVMVDPVSLCTGTTCERSAIEAWFCDGNRTDPETKEVLEDTTLRSNIPLRQSIEEWRELNYCLVIRSIRENLLSYSDLQESLSQMQTLVRENSINKDWISIAELTDIVISILGSSDDREVKMKILITLKDAVEGNTRNKEKVAESQGWDNIISCLGSDSSTSKAAIDLLHELLQEQSGWNECLCRKLSENRTAVQFLVALLKNHVNHSAEVAENILMNLFELNDETITIAANFGWYKPLVDRMIQGPDSRISMTKAIVNLELKDPNLKLLGKEGAIPPLLEMLSGNIESKDLSLSALVKLAGSHANKGIIAASGGVPLIIDLMFSPQSRTLIIIKCSEIIEKLSSDGDGIDFFVDGEGKQLELDSIIANLLALQQTSNSGHNIRKPALSALLGICKFETGLVKKAILAANGVSLILPLLDDSDSEIRETSIILLFLFSQHEPEGVVEYLFRPRRLEALIGFLENEENANVQIAAAGLLANLPKSERELTMKLIELGGLDAIISILKTGKMEAKENALTALFRFTDPTNIESQRDLVKRGIYPLLVDFLNTGSVTAKARAAAFIGDLSMSTPKLTVVPKPTGCWLFRSSRVPLCSAHGSVCSVNTTFCLLEAKALPGLIKLLHGEVHATACEAIQTLSTLVLEDFPQRGARVLHEYNAIRSIMDILNWGTDSLKAEALGLLEKVFVSKEMVEYYGTTARSRLIGLTGMNIYGDGHLRRKAAKVLSLLERYSKSSSSAISGVPE; this is encoded by the exons AT GGGAAAAAGAGATGCAGTTTGCAGGTTCAATAGTTTCAACTTTCAGGCAATAGAAAGAGTTCTTTTTACACGGTTTGAGTTGAGAATCCAGTATAGACTTTCCGCTATGGCAGCAGGATTGGAACTCATACCCATAGGTACAATTTTGACAGTGGTAACTAACCAAGTCTTGAAGACGGCTCATGCAGCATCTGATGTTCTTATTGGTAAAGAAAGCTTCAAGGCCCTTTCGACACATCTATTTGATATTGAGCCAGTGCTAAAGGAATTACAGCTTCAAGAATTGAATGACTCTCAAGCCGCAAGGGTTGCTCTGGAGTCTCTTGAAGCAGATGTTAAGAAGGCAAACAATTTGGTTGACAAGTATAGGAACCGTGGCCGTTTTTACTTACTGATTAAGTGTCGATCCATAGTTGAGGAGGTTGAACAAGTCACAAGGGATATTGGAAAGTCTCTGGCTGCATTGTCTATTGCAAATACTGAAGTCCTATCAAGAATTTCTGATCAGGTCAATAGACTACAAAATGAGATGCAAAGGGAGAAGTTTGAGGCTTCACAATCTCAGATTCAAATTGTTGACAAGTTGAACCAGGCACTTAAAGAACAGAAACATGATCAGGCTTTTGCGAACGACATGCTAAAGGAGATAGCAAGGGCAGTTGGGGTGCCAGTGGAACCCTCAGAGATAAGCAAAGAGTTGGCCAGCATtaggaaggaaaaagaagaagcttccatccggaaagaaagagctgAATGTGTTCTTTTGGACCAGATCATTCAGTTACTCTCTCGGGCTGATGCAGCAAGGGATTATGAAGAAGTGGAGAGGCGGTACTTTGAAAGGGTTAAGGTGATAGAGAGATATGATTCAAGGGAAAAACATATCCCTCCACTCAATCCTTTCCATTGTTCTATAACCAGGAATGTTATGGTAGATCCTGTTAGCCTTTGTACCGGTACTACATGTGAACGATCTGCTATTGAAGCTTGGTTTTGTGATGGCAACAGGACAGACCCAGAAACTAAAGAGGTTCTTGAAGATACTACCTTGAGGTCTAACATTCCACTAAGACAATCCATTGAAGAGTGGAGAGAACTTAATTACTGTCTGGTCATAAGGTCTATTAGGGAAAACTTGTTATCATATTCTGACCTGCAAGAATCCCTGAGCCAAATGCAGACTCTAGTAAGAGAGAATTCGATTAACAAGGATTGGATTTCTATAGCAGAGCTTACTGACATTGTGATCTCTATCCTTGGGAGCTCTGATGACAgagaagtgaagatgaagattTTGATAACTTTGAAGGATGCTGTAGAGGGGAATACAAGAAACAAG gAGAAAGTGGCTGAATCTCAAGGATGGGATAACATTATTTCCTGCTTAGGGAGTGACTCTAGCACTTCAAAGGCAGCTATTGATTTGCTACATGAGTTGCTTCAAGAACAATCCGGGTGGAATGAATGTCTCTGCAGAAAGCTTTCTGAAAATCGCACTGCAGTTCAGTTCCTTGTTGCCCTTCTGAAGAATCATGTCAATCATTCTGCTGAGGTTGCAGAAAACATTTTGATGAATCTTTTTGAACTAAATGATGAAACCATTACTATTGCTGCTAATTTTGGCTGGTATAAACCACTTGTTGATCGCATGATTCAAG GACCAGATTCAAGAATATCAATGACAAAAGCCATAGTTAATTTGGAGTTGAAGGATCCAAACTTAAAACTCCTTGGCAAGGAAGGAGCTATACCTCCTTTGCTAGAAATGCTGTCAGGCAATATTGAATCAAAAGACTTGTCGTTATCAGCCCTGGTTAAATTAGCAGGATCTCATGCCAATAAGGGAATTATTGCTGCATCTGGAGGAGTCCCTCTTATTATAGATTTAATGTTCTCTCCTCAGTCACGGACACTAATTATCATTAAATGTTCTGAAATCATTGAGAAGCTTTCTTCTGATGGTGATGGAATTGATTTCTTTGTTGATGGAGAAGGGAAACAACTTGAGTTGGATTCCATCATCGCCAATTTGCTAGCTTTGCAGCAGACTTCCAACTCAGGTCACAACATCCGTAAGCCTGCACTGAGTGCACTTCTTGGAATTTGCAAGTTTGAGACTGGTTTGGTTAAGAAAGCAATTCTTGCAGCCAATGGTGTATCTCTAATTCTCCCACTCCTTGATGATTCTGACTCAGAAATCAGGGAGACTTCCATAATTCtgctctttcttttctctcaacaTGAGCCGGAAGGAGTAGTTGAATACCTCTTCAGGCCTAGAAGGCTTGAAGCCTTGATTGGATTTCttgagaatgaagaaaatgCCAATGTGCAGATAGCTGCTGCTGGTTTACTGGCTAACCTGCCAAAATCCGAAAGAGAACTCACTATGAAGTTGATTGAGTTGGGTGGACTCGATGCAATCATAAGCATTTTGAAAACTGggaaaatggaagcaaaagaaAATGCTCTCACTGCACTCTTCAGGTTCACAGACCCTACAAATATCGAGTCACAACGAGATCTGGTTAAGCGCGGAATATACCCTTTGCTTGTAGATTTTCTCAACACTGGTTCAGTCACAGCAAAAGCAAGAGCAGCAGCATTCATTGGTGATCTTTCTATGAGCACTCCAAAACTCACAGTTGTTCCCAAACCAACTGGTTGCTGGCTTTTCAGATCATCGCGTGTTCCGTTATGTTCAGCACATGGGAGTGTATGCAGTGTGAACACCACATTTTGTCTTTTAGAAGCAAAGGCTTTACCTGGCTTGATAAAGCTGTTACATGGGGAGGTTCATGCAACTGCTTGTGAAGCAATACAAACACTCTCCACATTGGTTTTGGAAGATTTTCCTCAAAGGGGAGCTCGTGTCTTGCATGAATATAATGCAATAAGGTCCATAATGGACATTTTGAACTGGGGAACTGATTCTCTAAAGGCAGAAGCTCTAGGACTGTTGGAGAAGGTGTTTGTGTCAAAGGAAATGGTAGAATACTATGGAACAACAGCTAGATCACGTTTAATTGGTCTCACTGGCATGAATATATATGGGGATGGACACCTTAGGAGAAAAGCTGCCAAGGTACTATCATTGCTTGAACGCTACTCAAAGTCATCATCATCTGCAATCTCAGGAGTTCCGGAGTGA
- the LOC114371947 gene encoding 3-ketoacyl-CoA synthase 11-like — translation MADHTPGSGTVSVEASSQERRKLPNFLLSVRLKYVKLGYHYLISNAMYLLLIPLLGVASAHLSTISYQDVVQLWENLKFNLVSVTLCSSLIVFLVTFYFMSRPRGVYLVDFACYKPEPDCTCTREIFMHRSVETGVFSEENLAFQKKILERSGLGQKTYLPPAILSIPPNPCMAEARKEAEQVMFGAIDQLLEKTGVKAKDIGILVVNCSLFNPTPSLSAMIVNHYKLRGNIQSYNLGGMGCSAGLISIDLAKQLLQVHPNSYALVVSMENITLNWYFGNNRSMLVSNCLFRMGGAAVLLSNKSSDRRRAKYQLIHTVRTHKGADDRSYGCVFQEEDEKKTIGVALSKDLMAVAGEALKTNITTLGPLVLPMSEQLLFFATLVARKVFKMKIKPYIPDFKLAFEHFCIHAGGRAVLDELEKNLELSDWHMEPSRMTLNRFGNTSSSSLWYELAYTEAKGRIRKGDRTWQIAFGSGFKCNSAVWRALRTINPAKEKNPWMDEIHEFPVHVPKVATISS, via the exons ATGGCAGATCATACCCCGGGTTCAGGAACCGTTTCTGTTGAAGCTTCTTCacaagaaagaaggaaacttcCAAACTTTCTCCTATCCGTGAGACTTAAGTATGTGAAGCTTGGTTACCACTACTTGATCTCCAATGCTATGTACCTTTTACTCATACCCCTTCTTGGTGTAGCTTCTGCTCATCTTTCAACAATCTCTTACCAAGATGTTGTCCAACTATGGGAAAATCTCAAGTTCAATCTTGTCTCAGTGACTCTATGTTCTAGCCTTATAGTGTTCCTTGTCACCTTTTACTTCATGAGCCGTCCAAGGGGTGTTTACTTGGTGGATTTTGCGTGCTACAAGCCAGAGCCAGATTGCACTTGCACAAGGGAGATTTTCATGCACAGGTCTGTGGAAACTGGTGTGTTTTCGGAGGAGAACTTGGCCTTTCAGAAGAAGATACTTGAGAGGTCTGGTTTGGGACAAAAGACTTACTTGCCCCCAGCAATCTTGAGTATCCCTCCAAACCCTTGTATGGCTGAAGCAAGGAAAGAAGCTGAGCAAGTGATGTTTGGAGCCATTGACCAGCTTCTGGAGAAAACTGGTGTGAAGGCTAAGGATATTGGGATTTTGGTGGTGAATTGCAGCTTGTTCAATCCCACACCTTCTCTCTCTGCAATGATTGTGAACCACTACAAGCTGAGAGGGAATATCCAAAGTTATAATCTTGGTGGCATGGGTTGCAGTGCTGGACTTATCTCTATAGACCTTGCCAAACAGCTCCTCCAG GTTCATCCAAACTCTTATGCCTTAGTGGTGAGCATGGAGAACATCACTCTCAACTGGTATTTTGGCAACAACAGGTCAATGCTTGTCTCAAATTGTCTCTTCAGAATGGGTGGAGCTGCAGTTCTACTCTCCAACAAGTCTTCTGATCGCAGAAGAGCCAAATACCAACTGATCCATACAGTGCGTACTcacaagggtgcagatgacagaTCATATGGTTGTGTCTTccaagaagaagatgagaagAAAACAATTGGTGTGGCACTCTCAAAGGACTTGATGGCTGTTGCAGGAGAAGCCCTCAAGACCAATATCACAACACTTGGCCCATTAGTCCTTCCCATGTCAGAACAGCTCTTGTTTTTTGCAACTTTGGTGGCTAGAAAAGTGttcaagatgaaaataaagCCATACATACCAGACTTCAAGCTAGCTTTTGAGCACTTTTGCATCCATGCTGGAGGAAGAGCAGTGTTGGATGAGTTGGAGAAGAATCTTGAGCTCTCTGATTGGCACATGGAGCCTTCAAGAATGACACTGAACAGGTTTGGCAACACTTCTAGCAGTTCCTTGTGGTATGAATTGGCCTACACTGAAGCTAAAGGGAGGATCAGAAAGGGTGACAGGACTTGGCAGATTGCATTTGGTTCAGGGTTCAAGTGCAACAGTGCTGTGTGGCGTGCATTGAGGACCATTAATCCAGCAAAGGAGAAAAATCCTTGGATGGATGAGATTCACGAGTTTCCTGTTCATGTGCCTAAAGTGGCAACCATTAGTTCCTAA